In Candidatus Korarchaeota archaeon NZ13-K, a single window of DNA contains:
- a CDS encoding ATP-binding protein codes for GEAILELKRVNLVLGPPESGKSNLLEALAPFTLLGQLSSYEKSGIVLGYESEDEVRLWDLKPIFTKLTRIRRKEDPFFMFSVDEPATVRLEMDGLIEAAFTYSPEALSISYRLEGEEFMEVFRLSGYNEIDSVTASRSALSRIDELEGRLPRVKFYRFSSPERVVFWGEELIPPDGPNLMHVLGIRGGLRRIVSSLLDDVGLRLSLEVPSKRVMFLRFLPTGEVLGIRDYMLSDTLRRLIFFLAAIETNRKSLVLMEEPEAHAFPFYVKFLAERLAMNESNSYIITTHNPYFLETIVDKVPDADLSVYVARNEGGVSEFRSLEASEIREIIAEGADVFMKIGDMG; via the coding sequence GGTCAGCTCTCGAGCTACGAAAAATCCGGAATCGTGCTCGGATACGAATCGGAAGATGAGGTTCGTCTTTGGGACCTCAAACCCATTTTCACCAAGCTCACCCGAATCAGGAGGAAGGAGGATCCATTCTTCATGTTCTCCGTGGACGAGCCCGCCACAGTCAGGCTGGAGATGGACGGCCTCATTGAGGCTGCATTCACATACTCCCCGGAGGCCCTGAGCATCTCCTATCGGCTGGAAGGCGAAGAGTTTATGGAAGTATTCCGGCTCAGTGGGTACAATGAGATCGATTCAGTGACCGCAAGCAGGTCTGCGCTCTCTAGAATCGACGAGCTCGAAGGGAGGCTCCCCAGGGTCAAGTTCTACAGGTTCTCCAGCCCAGAGAGGGTGGTGTTCTGGGGCGAGGAGCTGATCCCTCCGGACGGCCCGAATCTCATGCACGTCCTCGGCATACGCGGAGGGTTGAGGAGGATCGTCAGCTCCTTGCTGGATGATGTCGGCCTGAGGCTGAGCCTCGAAGTTCCTAGCAAGAGGGTCATGTTCCTCAGATTCCTCCCCACCGGGGAGGTACTCGGGATAAGGGATTACATGCTCTCCGACACCTTGAGGAGGCTCATATTCTTCCTCGCAGCGATCGAGACGAACAGGAAATCTCTGGTGCTGATGGAGGAACCGGAGGCTCATGCATTCCCTTTCTATGTGAAGTTCCTGGCGGAGAGGCTGGCAATGAACGAATCGAACTCCTACATCATCACCACCCACAACCCATACTTCTTGGAGACGATCGTGGACAAGGTGCCTGACGCGGATCTCTCCGTCTACGTGGCCAGAAATGAGGGTGGCGTGAGCGAGTTCAGGAGCTTGGAGGCCTCGGAGATCAGGGAGATCATCGCTGAGGGGGCAGATGTCTTCATGAAGATCGGGGATATGGGATGA
- a CDS encoding ATP-binding protein gives MSGGSHSTNIYIGLVESYPPMLSVSDFVLNRLTSAPSEYKRHRKRFRRWIFYRMKSLLGSFLSGESDYRLIVVPGLRGVGKSTLLWQLYEYLMGRLDPTNVLHLPVDIMKAYTGNDSIVEAYEAFLSHSSRGRKVMLIDEVTYSGNWPLELKALHDKDPDMGFIVTGSSSLHLRVAENADLARRAVVEPMFPLSFGEYLMIRGSLRWTEFAGDLARAIYELSPEKALEELRNVESRVIGASRGFDPRRDLEEYLRIGGFAFSALSRDRWLAWNQVYESVQRALERDLTGFRGFDDETVFKAGMLVNSLALSQGAATSLSRLADEAKMDKKTLLKVMDALEKCELLFAVRPRSEVAYRRGVSNKYYFATPTIRVALRRIAGYQEDNLGLLAEEAVAASLRKVAFLRRGGFSGLRYVIENGEVDFLLEGSRGEMMIEVGWGRKRGGAISRASGRRLVIHGGDLKAEGGMLYVPLWLFLMI, from the coding sequence ATGAGTGGTGGATCTCATTCCACCAATATTTATATAGGTCTGGTGGAATCATATCCACCAATGTTGAGCGTGAGCGACTTCGTCCTCAACAGGCTCACCTCGGCTCCAAGCGAGTACAAGCGCCACAGAAAGAGATTCAGGAGATGGATCTTTTACAGGATGAAATCCCTGTTAGGCTCCTTCCTCTCCGGCGAATCAGACTACAGGCTCATCGTGGTCCCTGGTCTCAGAGGGGTGGGCAAGAGCACCCTGCTCTGGCAGCTTTACGAGTACCTGATGGGCAGGCTGGACCCGACCAACGTTCTGCACCTCCCCGTGGATATAATGAAGGCATACACGGGGAATGACAGCATAGTCGAGGCCTACGAGGCATTCCTGAGCCATTCCAGCCGGGGGAGGAAGGTGATGCTGATAGACGAGGTCACCTACTCCGGTAACTGGCCGCTGGAGCTGAAGGCCCTTCACGACAAGGACCCAGATATGGGGTTCATTGTGACCGGCTCCTCCTCCCTCCACCTGAGGGTTGCTGAGAACGCGGATCTAGCCAGGAGGGCCGTCGTGGAGCCGATGTTCCCCCTGAGCTTCGGTGAGTACCTCATGATCAGGGGATCCCTCAGGTGGACGGAGTTCGCTGGCGACTTGGCTAGGGCCATATACGAGCTCTCCCCGGAAAAAGCCCTGGAGGAACTGAGGAATGTGGAGAGCAGGGTGATAGGGGCCAGCAGGGGTTTTGATCCCAGGAGAGATCTGGAGGAGTATCTGAGGATCGGTGGGTTTGCGTTCTCAGCCCTCTCCCGAGACAGGTGGTTGGCGTGGAATCAGGTGTACGAGTCGGTTCAGAGGGCTCTGGAGAGGGACCTGACCGGTTTCAGGGGCTTCGATGATGAGACCGTGTTCAAGGCTGGGATGCTCGTGAACTCGCTGGCCCTCTCACAGGGTGCAGCCACCAGCCTGAGTAGGCTGGCCGATGAGGCTAAAATGGATAAGAAGACACTCCTTAAGGTCATGGACGCTCTGGAGAAATGCGAGCTCCTCTTCGCGGTGAGACCCCGGAGCGAGGTCGCCTACAGGAGAGGCGTCTCGAACAAGTACTACTTCGCCACTCCCACCATAAGGGTCGCTCTGAGGAGGATCGCAGGATACCAGGAGGACAACCTTGGCTTGCTGGCTGAGGAGGCGGTCGCAGCATCCCTCAGGAAGGTGGCCTTCCTGAGGAGGGGCGGTTTCTCCGGCCTGAGATATGTGATAGAGAACGGTGAGGTGGATTTTCTCCTGGAAGGATCGAGGGGTGAGATGATGATTGAGGTGGGTTGGGGGAGGAAGAGAGGGGGAGCTATCTCCAGGGCATCCGGGAGGAGGCTTGTAATCCACGGAGGAGATCTTAAAGCTGAGGGGGGAATGCTCTACGTGCCTCTTTGGCTATTCCTCATGATATGA
- a CDS encoding type II toxin-antitoxin system VapC family toxin: MIFDTSTILRVLKDGRFVRKLEEIGVGEMAVTSITAYELLRGAAYLARRGSERELGIIVRMLSELPVIPFTYEDARVASLLWSRLRERGTLVNDADILIASISLRLEEVLVSLDEDFQKIKEVEPVLELVLLRP, from the coding sequence TTGATCTTTGACACCTCCACAATCCTGCGGGTACTGAAGGACGGGAGATTCGTCAGAAAGCTGGAGGAGATAGGGGTCGGGGAGATGGCTGTCACATCGATAACTGCCTACGAACTACTGAGAGGTGCGGCTTACCTGGCCAGGAGGGGAAGTGAGAGGGAGCTTGGGATCATCGTTCGTATGCTGTCCGAACTACCGGTGATCCCGTTCACCTACGAGGATGCCAGGGTCGCTTCCCTCCTGTGGTCGAGGCTCAGGGAGAGGGGAACGCTTGTAAACGATGCGGACATCCTGATAGCCTCCATCTCTCTGAGGCTTGAGGAAGTTCTGGTTTCGTTGGATGAGGACTTTCAGAAGATAAAAGAAGTGGAACCGGTATTGGAGCTGGTGCTGTTGAGACCCTGA
- a CDS encoding type II toxin-antitoxin system VapC family toxin — protein sequence MPLIELDVLLAFINKSDKHHEVASRVIEAAVSDESYHLSLVALIEMSLIYRSRSMELELEEDLRLLLSLFNGRTTQLTPLEAMRAAWIRRKYGLSFFDSLHAALAMSLDSTIVSFDEAYNGIEGLRRIDPMEW from the coding sequence ATGCCCTTAATCGAGCTGGATGTACTCCTGGCCTTCATAAATAAATCCGATAAGCATCATGAGGTCGCTTCACGCGTTATAGAAGCGGCTGTTTCTGATGAGAGCTATCACCTCTCCTTGGTAGCCCTGATCGAGATGTCTCTGATCTACAGATCTAGATCGATGGAATTGGAATTGGAGGAGGACCTGAGGCTTCTCCTTTCCCTCTTTAACGGCCGAACGACTCAACTCACTCCCTTGGAAGCGATGAGGGCTGCGTGGATCAGGAGGAAATACGGTCTCTCCTTCTTCGATTCCCTGCATGCAGCATTAGCGATGAGCCTGGATTCCACCATAGTTTCGTTCGATGAGGCGTATAACGGGATAGAGGGGTTGAGGAGAATCGATCCGATGGAATGGTAG
- a CDS encoding type II toxin-antitoxin system VapC family toxin, with translation MEGVLVDTDVLIDVEKGKASLPRTQLFISWISLYEFLRGRRDFEAAKERMERVFTVLPPMNDVLKKAIEIYRDLKIRGEMIDERDLIVAATAISNGLPLLTRNRKHYERLLDHGLVLV, from the coding sequence ATGGAGGGGGTACTGGTTGACACGGATGTGCTCATCGACGTGGAGAAGGGGAAAGCCTCACTGCCGCGAACCCAGCTCTTCATATCCTGGATATCCCTATACGAGTTCCTGAGGGGAAGGAGGGACTTCGAGGCTGCCAAAGAGAGGATGGAACGGGTTTTCACAGTTCTCCCACCGATGAATGATGTCCTCAAGAAGGCTATAGAGATCTACAGGGATCTCAAGATCAGGGGAGAGATGATAGATGAGAGGGATCTGATCGTGGCGGCAACGGCCATCTCGAACGGTCTCCCCCTCCTCACGAGGAACCGCAAGCATTACGAGAGGTTACTGGATCATGGCTTGGTGCTGGTGTAG
- a CDS encoding PIN domain-containing protein, giving the protein MERKVVVDASVVVKWFVEEEHSKEARLLRDAYASGAIDLACPSLLPYEVMNALKCSGAFGEEELKEVAETLDDFQLTLYDLSGELAKKSIELAMRKGITIYDASYAALADLLGVVAYTADEELLRKAKGRMRHIRDLEL; this is encoded by the coding sequence ATGGAGAGAAAGGTCGTAGTTGATGCCTCCGTGGTGGTAAAGTGGTTCGTCGAGGAGGAGCACTCCAAGGAGGCGAGGCTCCTGAGGGACGCATATGCCTCCGGGGCGATCGACCTAGCGTGCCCAAGCCTCCTGCCTTATGAGGTGATGAATGCCCTCAAGTGCTCGGGCGCTTTCGGTGAGGAAGAGCTGAAAGAGGTGGCTGAGACGCTCGATGACTTTCAGCTCACGCTCTACGACCTGTCGGGGGAGCTCGCGAAGAAAAGCATCGAACTGGCCATGAGGAAGGGGATAACAATATATGACGCATCCTACGCCGCCCTCGCCGATCTTCTAGGGGTCGTTGCCTACACGGCCGACGAGGAGCTTCTGAGGAAGGCGAAGGGGAGGATGAGGCACATAAGAGATCTTGAACTATGA
- a CDS encoding AbrB/MazE/SpoVT family DNA-binding domain-containing protein, producing the protein MSTHIVEMDDRGRVLIPKRLRESIGSRRFLLIVKDGKMELIPLDDPKEALKKLKGSRQFPFNWEEAKRIAERLVNEEVAD; encoded by the coding sequence ATGTCTACCCACATAGTTGAGATGGACGACAGAGGGAGGGTCCTTATCCCGAAGAGGTTGAGGGAGTCCATAGGATCCAGAAGGTTCCTGCTCATCGTTAAAGATGGAAAAATGGAGCTCATCCCATTGGATGATCCGAAAGAGGCCCTCAAAAAGTTGAAAGGATCTAGACAGTTTCCCTTTAACTGGGAAGAAGCTAAGAGGATCGCTGAGAGACTGGTGAATGAGGAGGTCGCCGATTGA
- a CDS encoding antitoxin produces the protein MKNISLRDEVYEELSRLKREGESFSDVILRLIRGNRERSLEILRRYAGKLKDSDIEEIIMEERRGFWVREFDL, from the coding sequence ATGAAGAACATATCTTTGAGGGACGAGGTCTACGAGGAGCTATCGAGGTTGAAGAGGGAGGGGGAGTCTTTCTCCGACGTGATACTGAGGCTCATCAGGGGGAACAGGGAGAGATCACTTGAAATTCTGAGGAGATATGCCGGGAAATTGAAGGATTCTGACATAGAAGAGATAATCATGGAGGAGAGAAGGGGATTCTGGGTGAGGGAGTTTGATCTTTGA
- a CDS encoding DUF433 domain-containing protein, which yields MVGALDELLRRIVVDPRIMAGKPVIRGTRITVDTILELLASGMSPEEIAEDYGISVEDVRAALLYAARVLGREEVLVDTQ from the coding sequence ATGGTGGGTGCGTTGGACGAACTCCTCCGCAGGATCGTGGTCGATCCGAGGATAATGGCCGGAAAACCCGTTATAAGGGGTACCAGAATCACCGTTGACACAATCTTGGAACTGTTGGCATCCGGAATGAGTCCAGAGGAGATAGCGGAGGATTACGGAATAAGCGTCGAGGATGTGAGGGCAGCCCTGCTGTACGCAGCCAGAGTCTTGGGGAGAGAGGAGGTTCTAGTTGACACGCAGTAA
- a CDS encoding GNAT family N-acetyltransferase — protein MPGDAVVLVRRMGDEDLEEVGKMYADFYSYHRRIMGSDVTYPPEWGVEELRSVQGEVLVAELDSQLVGFARVKEDEGAYFLKEIYVKPEFRGKGVGRALLRACEEVAGGRLYASVIPANLPALDFFLREGYSFFNTIELTRAEGDVETVILGRVLEAVTPAGFNIGDLTYEVLDGEYCVSICGEVPQDFLAVVKEPEGMTVISREGCGEEADCGYRIIKFGNLPLELVGLMAVVSNSLASEGVSLLAISSYSSDFILVKERDLERALNALSRIPHLRRMR, from the coding sequence TTGCCAGGTGATGCCGTGGTCCTCGTGAGGAGGATGGGGGACGAGGATCTGGAGGAAGTCGGGAAGATGTACGCCGACTTCTACTCATACCACAGGAGGATAATGGGGAGCGACGTAACCTACCCTCCGGAGTGGGGAGTTGAGGAGCTGAGGTCCGTTCAGGGCGAGGTGCTCGTTGCTGAGCTCGACTCTCAGCTAGTCGGCTTTGCCAGGGTAAAAGAGGACGAGGGAGCTTATTTCCTCAAGGAGATATACGTAAAGCCGGAGTTCAGGGGAAAAGGGGTGGGAAGGGCGTTGCTCAGGGCCTGCGAGGAGGTGGCCGGCGGTAGGCTTTACGCTAGCGTCATCCCAGCAAACCTGCCAGCGTTGGACTTCTTCCTGAGGGAGGGCTACTCATTCTTCAACACCATCGAGCTCACCAGGGCCGAGGGGGATGTGGAGACCGTCATACTGGGGAGGGTACTTGAGGCCGTGACGCCCGCTGGCTTCAACATCGGGGACCTGACATACGAGGTTCTGGATGGTGAGTACTGCGTTTCCATCTGCGGCGAAGTTCCCCAGGACTTCCTGGCCGTGGTGAAGGAGCCAGAGGGAATGACTGTGATCAGCAGGGAGGGCTGCGGTGAGGAGGCGGACTGCGGGTACAGGATCATCAAGTTCGGGAACCTGCCGCTCGAATTGGTGGGGCTGATGGCCGTGGTCTCCAACTCCCTGGCCTCCGAGGGCGTTTCCCTGCTAGCCATCTCCTCCTACAGTTCGGACTTCATTCTGGTGAAGGAGAGGGATTTGGAGAGGGCCCTCAACGCCCTGAGTAGAATACCCCACCTGAGGAGGATGCGTTGA